The following coding sequences are from one Triticum dicoccoides isolate Atlit2015 ecotype Zavitan chromosome 4A, WEW_v2.0, whole genome shotgun sequence window:
- the LOC119286852 gene encoding uncharacterized protein LOC119286852, which translates to MSPSSLPPSSSEEEASRGKPGSASAMAPGRSTSASAAARGKSGSAGARAPGKSGAAGAVASGKSVWAEMGVAPFQDGQYVRLRNRGRGGYLCADETGRGVSIDRRREMVNTAWVAQVLETDTNYFVLLRGAYGRHLAVTRAEAGPGHVGFDAAQCAFDEPEDSHVMWWTTPGKNGSVVLLHGTSARLRALRANGRYRRWHRRVTVEAINRSRVTSMMEWEVQVIPMRVERPPYQLRPGGPDIPWHQGSEETVQVNCVVADDNGSTDEQGRGALTLHGRSLMGLGNELAQRLGNGLNFQDITLCIQAGNLAQPTVLLTDLPHRDDPVDIVVFRVGTPGHDRLLFPDLDAE; encoded by the exons atgtcgccgtcgtcgctGCCGCCGTCGTCTTCCGAGGAGGAGGCGTCCCGCGGCAAGCCCGGTTCGGCGAGCGCGATGGCCCCCGGCAGGTCCACCTCGGCGAGCGCGGCGGCCCGCGGGAAGTCCGGTTCGGCGGGCGCGAGGGCCCCCGGCAAGTCCGGTGCGGCGGGTGCGGTGGCCTCCGGCAAGTCGGTCTGGGCCGAGATGGGCGTGGCGCCCTTCCAGGACGGGCAGTACGTGCGGCTCCGCAACCGCGGCCGCGGCGGTTACCTCTGCGCCGACGAGACGGGGCGGGGCGTCTCCATCGATCGCCGCCGCGAGATGGTCAACACGGCGTGGGTCGCGCAGGTCCTGGAGACCGACACCAACTACTTCGTCCTGCTCCGCGGCGCCTacggccgccacctcgccgtcacGCGCGCCGAGGCGGGGCCCGGCCACGTCGGCTTCGACGCCGCCCAGTGCGCCTTCGACGAGCCGGAGGACTCCCACGTCATGTGGTGGACCACCCCGGGGAAGAACGGCAGCGTCGTGCTGCTCCATGGCACGTCGGCCAGGCTCAGAGCGCTCCGGGCCAACGGTCGGTACCGCCGGTGGCACAGGCGCGTCACCGTCGAGGCCATCAACCGCTCCCGCGTCACTTCGATGATGGAGTGGGAGGTTCAGGTCATCCCCATGAGGGTGGAGAGGCCACCGTACCAGCTGCGACCAGGAGGCCCCGATATT CCATGGCACCAAGGCTCTGAAGAGACTGTGCAAGTCAATTGCGTCGTGGCAGATGATAACGGGAGCACGGATGAGCAGGGCAGGGGAGCTCTCACGCTCCATGGCAGGAGTCTGATGGGGCTGGGCAATGAACTGGCGCAGCGGTTGGGCAACGGCCTCAACTTCCAGGACATCACCCTCTGCATTCAGGCAGGCAACCTTGCGCAGCCCACCGTTCTGCTCACCGACCTGCCCCATAGAGACGACCCCGTTGACATCGTGGTGTTCAGAGTTGGCACACCAG GACATGACCGACTGCTGTTTCCAGATCTTGATGCTGAATAG